Proteins from a genomic interval of Rhodococcoides fascians A25f:
- a CDS encoding DNA polymerase IV, whose protein sequence is MDAFFASAEQLTRPTLRGRPVLVGGAGGRGVVAGCSYQARAFGARSAMPMHQARRLVGASAVVLPPRFPLYSELSRRGFEALRGPMPVLEQLSIDEAFGEPLELAGASVGEVEQFCAGLRALILAETGLVASIGAGSGKQIAKIASGLAKPDGITVVAPGIQAELMAALPVRKLWGIGPVAGERLRRLGIDTIGKFVATPESEVASILGATMGPSLHQLARGIDNRVVAERAEAKQVSAETTFAQDVISLAQLRPAIEAIVESTHRRLLKDGRGARTVVLKLRKSDMSIITRSATLPYATVDKQTIVATAQRLAVDPVDVGPIRLVGVGLAGLSAVRQGSLFPELEHEPVVDAADATEESAVPVAAAADVVVPDGPRWQPGMDVRHPEFGHGWVQGAGHAVVTVRFETRTTGPGTARTFAESDENLVVADVLDSLK, encoded by the coding sequence ATGGATGCGTTCTTCGCCTCCGCCGAGCAACTGACTCGGCCCACGCTGCGGGGCCGCCCGGTTCTCGTCGGCGGAGCCGGCGGGCGAGGTGTGGTGGCGGGCTGCAGCTATCAGGCGCGTGCGTTCGGAGCCCGATCGGCGATGCCGATGCATCAGGCACGTCGACTGGTCGGTGCGAGTGCGGTGGTGCTGCCGCCGCGTTTCCCGCTGTACTCGGAGTTGAGTCGGCGGGGGTTCGAGGCACTACGGGGACCGATGCCCGTTCTCGAACAGCTCTCGATCGACGAGGCCTTCGGCGAGCCGCTCGAATTGGCCGGAGCTTCGGTCGGTGAGGTCGAGCAATTCTGCGCTGGGCTGCGCGCGCTGATACTCGCCGAGACCGGTTTGGTCGCCTCGATCGGTGCCGGATCGGGAAAGCAGATCGCCAAGATCGCGTCGGGCCTGGCGAAGCCCGATGGCATCACCGTCGTCGCCCCTGGAATACAAGCAGAGCTGATGGCGGCCCTGCCGGTGCGGAAGCTGTGGGGTATCGGACCGGTGGCAGGAGAACGGTTGCGGCGCTTGGGAATCGATACCATCGGCAAGTTCGTGGCCACCCCTGAGTCCGAGGTGGCGTCGATACTCGGGGCCACGATGGGGCCGAGTCTGCATCAGCTGGCGCGCGGCATCGACAATCGCGTGGTGGCCGAGCGGGCCGAGGCCAAGCAGGTCAGCGCCGAAACGACGTTCGCGCAGGACGTCATCTCCCTCGCTCAGCTACGCCCTGCCATCGAAGCCATCGTCGAATCGACTCATCGCCGGTTGCTGAAGGACGGCCGGGGTGCCAGAACCGTGGTGCTCAAACTGCGCAAGTCCGACATGAGCATCATCACCCGATCGGCGACGTTGCCCTACGCGACCGTGGACAAGCAGACGATCGTGGCCACCGCACAGCGACTGGCGGTCGATCCCGTCGACGTCGGACCGATCCGGCTGGTCGGGGTCGGCCTGGCCGGGCTGTCGGCCGTTCGGCAGGGATCTCTGTTTCCCGAACTCGAACACGAACCGGTCGTGGATGCGGCAGACGCAACGGAGGAGTCGGCCGTGCCGGTGGCGGCCGCCGCGGACGTCGTCGTTCCGGACGGTCCGCGGTGGCAGCCCGGTATGGACGTCAGGCATCCCGAATTCGGTCACGGCTGGGTGCAGGGTGCCGGGCACGCGGTGGTGACCGTGCGATTCGAGACCCGCACCACCGGGCCCGGGACCGCGCGTACCTTTGCCGAATCGGACGAGAACCTGGTCGTCGCCGATGTTCTCGACAGCCTGAAGTGA
- the dnaE gene encoding DNA polymerase III subunit alpha: protein MADSFVHLHNHTEYSMLDGAAKIGAMFAEAARLEMTAVGMTDHGNMYGASEFYNEAKKAGIKPIIGIEAYIAPESRFNKKRVLWGDRSQKSDDVSGSGAYTHMTMVAENATGVRNLFKLSSLASIEGQLGKWARMDEEIIASHAEGIIATTGCPSGEVQTRLRLGQEREALEAAAKWQEIWGPDNFFLELMDHGLSIERRVREGLLDIGKKLSIPPLATNDCHYVTKDAAENHEALLCIQTGKTLSDPTRFKFDGDGYYLKSAAEMRALWDDQVPGACDSTLLIAERVQPYDEVWAHRDRMPIFPVPEGHTQGTWLRHEVMTGLERRFPDGPAEDYLARAEYEIKVILEMGFPAYFLVVGDLINHAKAVGIRVGPGRGSAAGSLVAYAMGITNIDPLPHGLLFERFLNPERVSMPDIDIDFDDRRRGEMVRYATEKWGSDRVAQVITFGTIKTKAAIKDSARVQFGQPGFGIADQITKALPPPIMAKDISVAGITDPSHERYKEAVEVRALIDSNPDVATIYKTAKGLEGLIRNAGVHACAVIMSSEPLTDAIPVWKRAQDGAIITGWDYPSCEAIGLLKMDFLGLRNLTVIGDAIDNIKANRGIEIDLDALPLDDPATFDLLSRGDTLGVFQLDGSAMRDLLRRMQPTGFEDIVAVLALYRPGPMGMNSHNDYADRKNGRQEVKPIHPELEEPLKVILGETYGLVVYQEQIMQLAQKVAGYTLGQADLLRRAMGKKKLSELEKAYAGFRQGMLDNGFSEAAIKALWDTVLPFAGYAFNKSHSAGYGLVSYWTAYLKANYPAEYMAGLLTSVGDDKDKAAIYLADCRKLGITVLPPDVNESELNFASVGKDIRFGLGAVRNVGTNVVASIIRARSEKSKYTDFSDYLGKIDAIACSKKVTESLIKAGAFDSLDHPRKGLMLIHADAIDAVMGTKKAEAIGQFDLFGGEDADESISAVFNVRVPDEEWESKHRLALEREMLGLYVSGHPLLGVEHMLVAKSDCNIPTILEGDIKDGTQVTVGGILASVNRRINKNGLTWASAQLEDLAGGIEVLFFPQAYSVFGADVTEDSVVLVKGRVSVRDDRVSLIANDLAVPDLSAIGIDKPLAVSLPTRLCTADKVGALKRVLSSHPGTSDVHLRLVSGDKITTMKLDDSLRVTPTSALMGDLKALLGPGCLTG from the coding sequence GTGGCCGATTCGTTCGTTCATCTGCACAACCACACCGAATATTCGATGCTCGACGGTGCCGCCAAGATCGGGGCCATGTTCGCCGAGGCGGCGCGGTTGGAGATGACGGCGGTCGGGATGACCGACCACGGCAACATGTACGGAGCCAGCGAGTTCTACAACGAGGCCAAGAAGGCCGGTATCAAACCGATCATCGGTATCGAGGCCTACATCGCCCCGGAGTCTCGGTTCAACAAGAAGCGCGTGCTGTGGGGCGATCGGAGCCAGAAGTCCGACGACGTCTCCGGTAGTGGTGCGTACACGCACATGACGATGGTCGCCGAGAACGCCACCGGCGTCCGAAACCTGTTCAAGCTGTCCTCGCTGGCATCCATCGAGGGCCAGCTGGGCAAGTGGGCCCGCATGGACGAGGAGATCATTGCCTCGCATGCGGAAGGCATCATCGCCACCACCGGCTGCCCGTCCGGCGAGGTACAGACTCGGCTCCGGCTCGGCCAGGAGCGTGAGGCGCTCGAAGCTGCAGCCAAGTGGCAGGAGATCTGGGGACCGGACAACTTCTTCCTGGAACTGATGGACCACGGCCTGTCCATCGAGCGGCGCGTCCGCGAGGGTCTGCTCGACATCGGTAAGAAGCTCTCCATCCCGCCGCTCGCTACCAACGACTGCCACTACGTCACCAAGGATGCTGCCGAGAACCACGAGGCGCTGCTGTGCATTCAGACCGGTAAAACTCTGAGTGACCCCACCCGCTTCAAGTTCGACGGCGACGGTTACTACCTCAAGTCGGCCGCCGAGATGCGTGCACTGTGGGACGACCAGGTGCCCGGTGCCTGCGACAGCACGCTGCTCATCGCCGAGCGAGTCCAGCCGTACGACGAAGTGTGGGCGCACCGAGACCGGATGCCCATCTTCCCGGTTCCCGAGGGCCACACCCAGGGCACCTGGCTGCGCCACGAGGTCATGACCGGGCTCGAGCGTCGGTTCCCCGACGGCCCGGCCGAGGACTACCTCGCGCGGGCCGAGTACGAGATCAAGGTCATCCTGGAAATGGGCTTCCCGGCCTACTTTCTCGTGGTCGGCGACCTGATCAACCATGCCAAGGCCGTCGGCATCCGCGTCGGGCCCGGCCGAGGCTCCGCGGCCGGATCGCTGGTGGCCTATGCCATGGGCATCACCAACATCGATCCGTTGCCACACGGTCTGCTGTTCGAGCGATTCCTCAACCCCGAGCGCGTGTCGATGCCCGATATCGATATCGACTTCGACGATCGTCGCCGCGGTGAGATGGTGCGTTACGCCACCGAGAAGTGGGGCAGCGATCGCGTTGCTCAGGTCATCACCTTCGGCACCATCAAGACCAAGGCGGCCATCAAGGACTCCGCACGAGTGCAGTTCGGGCAGCCGGGTTTCGGGATCGCCGATCAGATCACCAAGGCGCTGCCGCCGCCCATCATGGCCAAGGACATCTCGGTGGCCGGCATCACCGATCCGTCCCACGAGCGCTACAAGGAGGCCGTCGAAGTCCGTGCGCTCATCGACTCCAACCCCGACGTCGCGACGATCTACAAGACGGCCAAGGGCCTCGAGGGCCTGATCCGCAACGCAGGCGTGCACGCCTGCGCGGTCATCATGTCCTCTGAACCGCTCACCGACGCCATTCCGGTGTGGAAGCGCGCGCAGGACGGCGCGATCATCACCGGCTGGGATTACCCGTCGTGCGAGGCCATCGGTCTGCTCAAGATGGACTTCCTCGGTCTGCGCAACCTCACCGTCATCGGTGACGCGATCGACAACATCAAGGCCAACCGCGGGATCGAGATCGACCTCGACGCACTGCCGCTCGACGATCCGGCCACGTTCGATCTGCTCTCGCGCGGAGACACACTCGGCGTGTTCCAGCTCGACGGCAGTGCCATGCGAGACCTGCTACGCCGCATGCAGCCCACCGGCTTCGAGGACATCGTCGCCGTTCTGGCTCTGTACCGCCCCGGTCCGATGGGCATGAACTCCCACAACGATTACGCCGACCGCAAGAACGGTAGGCAAGAGGTCAAGCCGATTCACCCCGAGCTCGAAGAGCCACTCAAGGTGATTCTCGGTGAAACGTACGGCCTGGTGGTCTACCAGGAGCAGATCATGCAGCTCGCGCAGAAGGTCGCCGGGTACACCCTCGGCCAAGCCGACCTGCTGCGCCGCGCCATGGGTAAGAAGAAGCTCTCCGAGCTCGAGAAGGCGTACGCCGGGTTCCGCCAGGGCATGTTGGACAACGGTTTCTCCGAGGCGGCCATCAAGGCGCTGTGGGACACCGTGCTGCCGTTCGCGGGCTACGCGTTCAACAAGTCGCACTCGGCGGGCTACGGGCTGGTGTCGTACTGGACCGCGTATCTCAAGGCGAACTACCCGGCCGAGTACATGGCCGGCCTGCTCACCAGCGTCGGCGACGACAAGGACAAGGCCGCGATCTATCTTGCCGACTGCCGCAAGCTCGGCATCACCGTGCTGCCTCCCGACGTCAACGAATCCGAGCTGAACTTCGCGTCGGTCGGCAAGGACATCCGGTTCGGTCTCGGTGCAGTGCGCAACGTGGGCACCAATGTGGTCGCCTCGATCATCAGGGCGCGATCGGAGAAGTCGAAGTACACCGATTTCTCGGACTACCTGGGCAAGATCGACGCAATTGCCTGCAGCAAGAAGGTCACCGAATCCCTCATCAAGGCAGGCGCTTTCGACTCGCTCGACCATCCGCGCAAGGGCCTGATGCTCATTCACGCCGACGCGATCGACGCGGTGATGGGCACCAAGAAGGCCGAGGCGATAGGTCAGTTCGATCTGTTCGGCGGTGAGGACGCCGACGAGTCCATCTCCGCGGTGTTCAACGTTCGGGTGCCGGACGAGGAGTGGGAATCCAAGCATCGGCTCGCCCTCGAACGCGAGATGCTCGGCCTGTACGTCTCCGGCCACCCGCTCCTGGGCGTCGAGCACATGTTGGTCGCGAAGTCCGACTGCAATATCCCGACCATTCTCGAAGGTGACATCAAGGACGGAACTCAGGTCACCGTCGGCGGAATTCTGGCCTCGGTCAACCGGAGGATCAACAAGAACGGTCTGACGTGGGCGTCGGCTCAGCTCGAGGATCTGGCCGGTGGTATCGAAGTGCTGTTCTTCCCACAGGCGTACTCGGTGTTCGGTGCCGATGTCACCGAGGACTCGGTGGTACTCGTCAAGGGTCGGGTGTCGGTGCGCGACGACCGGGTCTCCTTGATCGCGAACGACCTTGCGGTACCAGATCTTTCGGCGATCGGTATCGACAAGCCTCTCGCGGTCAGTCTGCCGACGCGGCTGTGCACGGCGGACAAGGTCGGTGCTCTCAAACGAGTCCTGTCCAGCCACCCGGGAACCTCGGATGTGCACCTTCGGCTGGTGAGCGGTGACAAGATCACCACGATGAAGCTGGACGACAGTCTGCGCGTCACGCCGACATCGGCGTTGATGGGAGACCTGAAGGCGCTACTGGGACCCGGCTGCTTGACGGGGTGA
- the ilvA gene encoding threonine ammonia-lyase IlvA, whose translation MSSSPDLASQHPSSVAVTAADIDAAAVRISSVVAATPLQLCERLSAETGARVYLKREDLQIVRSYKIRGAYNLMDQLTDAERAVGVVTASAGNHAQGVAFACRSMQVHGRIYVPANTPKQKRDRIRVHGGDFVELIVIGDTFDAAAAAAAADVARTGATMVPPFDDPRTVAGQGTIAAEMIDQLGGAPDVVVMPVGGGGCIAGISSYLRERAPQTSLVGVEPSGAASMTAALIAGGPVTLSEIDPFVDGAAVRRIGDVPYAALQSLGATVVSHASLPLITAPVFDSSGPGAFLITQIDEGAVCTAMLELYQNEGVIAEPAGALAVAALEHLDIAPGSTVVCLVSGGNNDVSRYGEILERSLVHLGLKHYFLVDFPQEPGALRRFLDEVLGPEDDITLFEYVKRNNRETGAALVGIQLGDADGLSSLLERMRSSHLQVEQLEPGSPVYRYLT comes from the coding sequence GTGTCTTCATCCCCTGACCTCGCCTCCCAGCACCCATCGTCGGTAGCCGTCACCGCTGCCGATATCGATGCCGCTGCGGTGCGGATTTCGTCGGTGGTGGCCGCGACACCCCTGCAGTTGTGCGAGCGATTGTCGGCCGAGACCGGCGCGAGGGTCTACCTCAAGCGCGAAGACCTGCAGATCGTGCGGTCGTACAAAATTCGTGGTGCCTACAACCTGATGGACCAGCTGACCGATGCGGAGCGGGCTGTCGGCGTGGTCACCGCGAGCGCAGGCAACCATGCTCAGGGAGTGGCGTTCGCGTGTCGCTCGATGCAGGTGCACGGTCGCATCTACGTTCCCGCGAACACCCCCAAGCAGAAGCGCGACCGAATCCGAGTGCACGGCGGTGACTTCGTGGAGCTCATCGTCATCGGCGATACGTTCGATGCCGCGGCAGCTGCCGCAGCCGCAGATGTCGCCCGCACCGGTGCCACCATGGTGCCGCCGTTCGACGATCCGCGAACCGTGGCCGGGCAGGGCACCATTGCCGCCGAGATGATCGATCAGCTCGGTGGGGCACCCGATGTCGTCGTGATGCCCGTCGGCGGAGGCGGATGCATCGCAGGCATCTCCAGCTACCTCCGTGAGCGCGCACCGCAGACGTCACTGGTGGGTGTCGAACCGTCCGGCGCGGCGTCGATGACCGCTGCGCTGATCGCCGGCGGTCCGGTGACGCTCTCCGAGATCGATCCGTTCGTCGACGGGGCCGCCGTCCGCCGCATCGGCGACGTGCCGTACGCAGCGTTGCAGTCGCTCGGTGCCACGGTGGTGTCCCATGCTTCGTTGCCGCTGATCACCGCGCCCGTGTTCGACAGTTCCGGCCCCGGTGCATTCCTGATCACCCAGATCGACGAGGGCGCGGTCTGTACCGCGATGCTCGAGCTGTACCAGAACGAAGGCGTCATCGCAGAGCCTGCAGGCGCGTTGGCCGTTGCGGCGCTCGAGCATCTCGACATCGCGCCGGGAAGCACAGTCGTGTGTTTGGTGTCCGGCGGCAACAACGACGTCTCTCGCTACGGCGAAATTCTCGAGCGATCGCTCGTTCACCTGGGCCTGAAGCACTACTTCCTCGTGGACTTTCCGCAGGAGCCCGGCGCACTGCGTCGTTTTCTCGACGAGGTGCTCGGGCCCGAGGACGACATCACCCTGTTCGAGTACGTCAAGCGCAACAACCGGGAGACGGGTGCCGCGCTCGTCGGCATTCAACTCGGCGATGCGGACGGCCTCTCTTCCCTCCTCGAACGTATGCGGTCATCGCACCTGCAGGTGGAGCAGTTGGAGCCGGGTTCGCCGGTGTACCGGTACCTGACCTGA
- the lspA gene encoding signal peptidase II — MRHDGQVSEDRADDPTPESSGVSAPNETADPKGTDSDSAVARPVKPLKTRLLIAIAAVILLFDLVTKILVVHFVKPGNPIEIVGNVVTLRLVRNPGAAFSMATGMTWLLTVVAVAVVIGVIKIGRTLRSPWWALGLGLVLGGALGNLIDRFFRAPGPFQGHVVDFVSVGWWPVFNVADSSIVCGAILLVVLSLFGFEPNGERVTKSTSDAPEKADS; from the coding sequence ATGCGCCATGATGGACAGGTGAGTGAAGACCGCGCCGACGACCCGACACCCGAGAGCAGCGGTGTCTCGGCACCGAACGAGACCGCGGACCCGAAGGGGACCGATTCCGACAGCGCTGTCGCCAGGCCCGTGAAGCCACTGAAAACTCGACTGCTGATCGCCATCGCGGCGGTGATTCTGCTGTTCGATCTGGTGACCAAGATTCTGGTCGTGCACTTCGTGAAGCCCGGAAATCCGATCGAGATCGTCGGCAACGTGGTGACGCTGCGATTGGTGCGCAACCCCGGTGCGGCGTTCTCCATGGCCACCGGCATGACGTGGCTGCTGACGGTGGTGGCCGTCGCTGTCGTCATCGGTGTGATCAAGATCGGCCGGACGCTGCGATCACCGTGGTGGGCACTGGGATTGGGTCTGGTTCTCGGCGGCGCACTGGGCAACTTGATCGACCGCTTCTTTCGCGCTCCCGGTCCGTTCCAGGGCCACGTCGTCGACTTCGTGTCGGTGGGCTGGTGGCCGGTGTTCAATGTCGCCGACTCGTCCATCGTCTGCGGGGCGATTCTGCTCGTCGTGCTGAGTCTGTTCGGCTTCGAGCCGAACGGCGAACGCGTGACCAAGTCCACGTCCGATGCCCCGGAGAAGGCCGACTCGTGA
- a CDS encoding nitroreductase family deazaflavin-dependent oxidoreductase: protein MPLTGEYEPSSSDWAREQAERYENSGGTEGTTMNGMPVVLLTTKGNKSGKLRKSPLMRVEHDGEYAIVASLGGAPKHPVWYHNVKAEPLVELQDGTEKHDYVAREVTGDEKAVWWERSVAAYPDYADYQKKTDREIPVFVLARV from the coding sequence ATGCCATTGACAGGAGAATACGAACCGAGTTCATCCGACTGGGCCCGTGAGCAGGCCGAGCGATACGAGAACTCCGGCGGAACCGAGGGCACGACCATGAACGGGATGCCGGTCGTGCTGCTGACCACCAAGGGGAACAAGAGCGGCAAGCTGCGCAAGTCGCCGTTGATGAGAGTCGAACACGACGGCGAGTACGCCATCGTGGCCTCGCTGGGCGGAGCGCCGAAGCACCCCGTCTGGTACCACAACGTCAAAGCCGAGCCGCTCGTCGAGCTGCAGGACGGAACCGAGAAGCACGACTACGTCGCTCGCGAGGTGACCGGCGACGAGAAAGCCGTGTGGTGGGAACGCTCGGTCGCTGCCTACCCCGATTACGCGGACTACCAGAAGAAGACCGATCGCGAGATCCCGGTGTTCGTCCTCGCGCGCGTCTGA
- a CDS encoding sensor domain-containing protein, with protein sequence MTRTTTRLLAGLSLVGLAAAAGCSSDEPSQATAPAPTAVAAPDPLLGVPITDSAVLTASMLGLGDLPDGFSSIPDPVRDLGLDPAPDYDSPDKSSTDPSACAAVLAPVSEQLGGAASSAVARFSGPNFSSIDEDAASYTGTGTAEAFASVQQAWTGCAEFTGTDADGVSVEYALAGREQPQIGDASASIRLTTSSEGFTLISDVVVAVVDSTVLQIVVSDQSGLEPATVTAVAEAAADRIRTATPSA encoded by the coding sequence ATGACACGAACCACCACGCGTCTGCTGGCCGGGCTGTCGTTGGTCGGACTCGCCGCAGCCGCCGGATGCAGCTCGGACGAACCGTCGCAGGCCACCGCGCCGGCACCCACTGCCGTCGCGGCTCCCGATCCCCTGCTCGGTGTGCCCATCACCGACAGCGCCGTTCTGACGGCATCGATGCTGGGGCTGGGCGATTTGCCGGACGGCTTCTCCTCGATTCCGGACCCGGTCCGAGATCTGGGATTGGACCCGGCCCCCGACTACGACTCACCCGACAAGTCCAGTACCGACCCGTCTGCGTGCGCGGCCGTACTGGCACCGGTCTCGGAACAACTCGGCGGTGCGGCGTCGTCCGCGGTGGCTCGCTTCTCGGGGCCGAACTTCTCGTCGATCGACGAGGACGCGGCGAGCTACACCGGGACCGGAACAGCAGAGGCATTCGCATCGGTGCAGCAGGCGTGGACCGGGTGCGCCGAGTTCACCGGCACGGATGCGGACGGGGTGAGCGTCGAGTACGCGCTGGCGGGCCGCGAGCAGCCGCAGATCGGTGACGCGTCCGCCTCCATTCGTCTGACCACCAGCAGCGAGGGATTCACGTTGATCTCCGACGTCGTGGTGGCCGTGGTCGATTCGACCGTCCTGCAGATCGTCGTCTCGGATCAGAGCGGACTCGAACCCGCGACTGTCACGGCCGTGGCCGAGGCCGCCGCCGACCGTATCCGAACGGCCACGCCCAGCGCCTGA
- a CDS encoding RluA family pseudouridine synthase, with translation MRESRSMPVPDGLDGMRVDAGLARLLGLSRTVAASLAEEGSVLVDHGAVGKSDRLAAGSWLEVTLPEPARELTIEAEPVEGMEILYADDDVVAVDKPVGVAAHASVGWTGPTVIGGLAAAGFRISTSGAHERQGIVHRLDVGTSGVMVVATSERAYTVLKRAFKARTIDKRYHALVQGHPDPSSGTIDAPIGRHGSNDWKFAVRADGKPSVTHYDTVEAFQAASLLDVHLETGRTHQIRVHFSALRHPCCGDLTYGADPRLAERLGLERQWLHARSLGFAHPSDGRWVEIESKYPADLEHALEVLRKA, from the coding sequence GTGAGGGAATCGCGTTCCATGCCGGTGCCCGACGGTTTGGACGGAATGCGGGTCGATGCCGGGCTCGCGCGATTGCTGGGGCTCTCGCGTACCGTCGCCGCCTCACTGGCCGAAGAGGGTTCGGTTCTGGTCGATCACGGGGCCGTGGGCAAGTCCGATCGTTTGGCCGCAGGCTCGTGGCTCGAAGTGACACTGCCCGAGCCCGCCCGTGAGTTGACGATCGAAGCCGAACCGGTCGAGGGGATGGAGATTCTCTACGCCGACGACGATGTCGTGGCCGTGGACAAGCCCGTCGGTGTCGCTGCTCATGCCAGCGTGGGCTGGACCGGCCCGACGGTGATCGGCGGTCTGGCTGCTGCCGGCTTCCGAATTTCCACCTCCGGTGCACACGAGCGTCAGGGAATCGTGCACCGTCTCGACGTCGGAACGTCCGGGGTGATGGTGGTCGCGACGTCCGAGCGGGCGTACACCGTGCTCAAGCGTGCGTTCAAAGCGCGGACCATCGACAAGCGTTATCACGCTCTGGTGCAAGGACATCCGGATCCGAGCAGTGGAACCATCGATGCCCCGATCGGGCGACACGGCAGCAACGACTGGAAGTTCGCGGTGCGCGCGGACGGCAAGCCGAGCGTGACCCACTACGACACGGTCGAGGCGTTCCAGGCCGCGAGTTTGCTGGACGTACACCTGGAAACCGGTCGCACACACCAGATTCGAGTGCACTTTTCGGCCCTGCGCCACCCGTGCTGCGGGGATCTGACCTACGGGGCCGATCCGCGCCTGGCCGAACGGTTGGGCCTCGAACGCCAGTGGTTGCATGCACGTTCGCTCGGCTTCGCGCATCCGTCCGACGGCCGTTGGGTGGAGATCGAGAGTAAATATCCGGCCGACCTCGAGCACGCCCTCGAGGTGCTCCGGAAGGCGTGA